In Lentibacillus amyloliquefaciens, one DNA window encodes the following:
- a CDS encoding Fic family protein has translation MFERVDQKKERLDDKRPLPKYTLRSLREKLLLEWTYNSNAIEGNTLTLQETKVVLEGITVGGKAMREHLEVINHRDAITYVEEIVQRQEFLSEWQIRNLHRLVLKEINDQYAGVYRDQQVVISGAEHTPPAPFLIKEQMEQLMNWYENEAGELHPITRGTMLHAIFVGIHPFIDGNGRVSRLLLNLELMKDGFPPIVIKVENRLDYYKALDKAHTQENYDDFIQIVAKETEDSLDLYLSSIE, from the coding sequence ATGTTTGAGCGAGTTGATCAAAAAAAAGAGCGTCTTGATGACAAACGGCCTTTGCCAAAGTACACATTAAGAAGTTTACGTGAAAAGCTGTTGCTTGAATGGACATACAATTCAAACGCAATTGAAGGCAATACGTTAACCTTACAGGAAACAAAAGTAGTGTTGGAAGGTATTACAGTAGGCGGGAAAGCGATGCGCGAACACCTGGAGGTTATTAATCACCGTGATGCGATTACGTATGTAGAAGAAATTGTCCAACGTCAAGAATTTTTATCAGAATGGCAAATTAGAAACTTGCACCGGCTGGTATTGAAAGAAATTAACGATCAATACGCCGGTGTTTATCGGGATCAGCAAGTAGTCATTTCAGGTGCTGAACATACGCCGCCGGCTCCATTTCTTATTAAAGAACAAATGGAGCAGCTAATGAATTGGTATGAAAACGAAGCGGGGGAATTGCATCCAATCACCCGCGGGACGATGCTGCATGCCATTTTTGTCGGGATTCATCCTTTTATCGACGGAAATGGCCGCGTGTCACGTTTGTTATTAAATTTAGAACTCATGAAAGATGGTTTTCCACCAATAGTCATTAAAGTAGAAAATCGATTGGATTATTACAAAGCCTTGGATAAAGCTCATACCCAAGAGAATTATGACGACTTTATTCAGATAGTCGCAAAGGAAACAGAGGATTCTTTAGATTTGTATTTGAGCTCAATAGAATAA
- a CDS encoding acyl-CoA thioesterase, with the protein MTTVWHQTKFRVPYKDTDRMEVVHHSNYITWFENARTECMRHYGLTYSKVENLGFLLPVLDVNVSYKKSAGYDDCIVVFTRAASYSPVRLEFAYEARKISEEEFMHGKGKEAETEALYGELIAKGNTMHMWVNKEWKPARMDKAAPDIYAVLQKTAER; encoded by the coding sequence ATGACAACTGTCTGGCATCAGACAAAATTTCGTGTACCGTATAAAGACACTGATCGAATGGAAGTCGTACACCATAGCAATTATATAACATGGTTTGAAAACGCCCGTACAGAATGCATGCGTCATTACGGCTTAACATACAGCAAGGTGGAGAATCTAGGTTTTTTACTGCCGGTGCTGGATGTCAATGTGAGCTATAAAAAATCAGCCGGATACGATGACTGTATCGTTGTCTTCACACGAGCAGCAAGCTATTCGCCGGTCAGGCTGGAGTTTGCATATGAAGCGCGAAAAATCAGTGAAGAAGAGTTCATGCACGGGAAGGGAAAAGAAGCGGAAACAGAAGCGCTTTATGGTGAGCTGATTGCAAAAGGAAACACCATGCATATGTGGGTCAATAAGGAATGGAAACCCGCAAGAATGGATAAAGCTGCTCCTGACATTTATGCTGTTCTTCAAAAAACAGCAGAAAGGTAA
- a CDS encoding class I adenylate-forming enzyme family protein yields MTANQTTLNQSAAGRREALEARFPVWPRDTIAGHFSKASSDYQNRPYLYINDEEYTYGDIWDRAVQYAKAFINLGVKRREHVAVLMDNDAAYPSLMIASSIVGAVFIPINSMLAKDELEYIITQSDSKFLLLHQKVKDKQHGKVIAELLDNEDFQKNSQLEQVICLPCEETAQIDDRFLTWDVFLEQGASVTDKELHNRWNKSRYPDEVAIIMYTSGSTGSPKGVMLTDDMLLRCGYATCMSRAIEDGRVTFAPLPFYHCFAIIEAIFAMSFIGGSFISALGASPLQSLQLMERHKANDYLCVPSTLVALLNHPRVSEFDLSHLFAMWCGAAPAPVPVWEKAIEVLGLTETITGYGQTEVASSGVTTEIGDPLERISTRVGRPKLGGVSGLPEFNGSTVEYKTIDVDTGETLPEGATGELAVRGATVSHGYYNKPDETAEVIDKDGWLRTGDVGKIDENGYVQLLGRSKEMYKVSGELVSPREVEVVISQHPAVNQVNIVGVPDRLTTETGAAFIELKGNEMLTRREIIDWCSARLARFKIPRHVWFIDASDWPMTSTGKVQKFRLQDQAKDRISRK; encoded by the coding sequence ATGACTGCAAATCAAACTACTCTAAATCAAAGTGCAGCGGGGAGAAGAGAAGCGCTGGAAGCCCGTTTTCCGGTATGGCCGCGTGATACGATTGCCGGCCACTTCTCAAAAGCAAGTAGCGATTACCAAAATAGACCTTATCTTTATATAAATGATGAAGAATATACATACGGCGACATCTGGGATAGAGCGGTTCAATATGCGAAAGCTTTCATAAACCTTGGTGTAAAACGAAGAGAGCACGTTGCGGTTTTAATGGATAATGATGCGGCGTATCCATCATTGATGATTGCCTCTTCCATAGTGGGTGCGGTCTTTATCCCGATTAATTCGATGCTCGCAAAAGATGAACTTGAATATATCATCACACAATCGGATTCAAAATTTCTGCTTCTGCATCAGAAGGTAAAAGATAAGCAGCACGGAAAAGTCATTGCTGAATTACTGGATAATGAAGATTTTCAAAAAAATAGTCAATTGGAGCAGGTGATTTGCCTGCCATGTGAAGAGACAGCGCAGATTGATGATCGTTTTCTGACGTGGGATGTATTTTTAGAACAGGGAGCATCCGTCACTGATAAAGAACTCCATAACAGATGGAATAAATCCCGTTATCCGGATGAAGTGGCTATCATTATGTACACATCCGGTTCAACTGGCAGCCCAAAAGGGGTTATGCTTACTGATGATATGCTTCTGCGCTGCGGTTACGCGACTTGTATGAGCAGAGCGATTGAAGATGGACGTGTCACATTTGCACCGCTTCCGTTCTATCACTGCTTTGCGATCATTGAAGCGATTTTTGCCATGTCGTTTATCGGCGGTTCGTTCATTTCGGCACTTGGCGCATCACCGCTTCAATCATTGCAATTAATGGAGAGGCATAAAGCGAACGATTACCTTTGTGTGCCTTCTACGCTAGTTGCATTATTGAATCATCCGCGAGTTTCTGAATTTGATTTATCCCACCTTTTTGCTATGTGGTGTGGAGCGGCACCGGCTCCTGTCCCAGTGTGGGAAAAAGCCATTGAGGTATTGGGTCTGACCGAAACGATTACCGGCTACGGCCAGACGGAGGTGGCTTCGTCTGGCGTCACGACGGAAATTGGCGATCCGCTGGAGCGAATTTCAACGAGAGTCGGCCGTCCTAAACTTGGCGGTGTCAGCGGCTTGCCGGAATTCAATGGCAGCACTGTTGAATATAAGACGATTGACGTAGATACAGGTGAGACATTGCCGGAAGGGGCCACCGGTGAATTGGCCGTAAGGGGTGCTACCGTTTCTCACGGTTATTATAATAAGCCGGACGAAACAGCGGAAGTTATTGATAAAGACGGCTGGCTGCGTACAGGCGATGTTGGAAAAATTGATGAGAACGGCTATGTTCAGCTGCTCGGCCGGAGTAAAGAAATGTATAAAGTATCTGGGGAGCTGGTTTCGCCGCGTGAGGTTGAGGTCGTTATTTCACAGCATCCGGCAGTCAATCAAGTCAATATAGTTGGTGTTCCTGACAGGTTAACAACAGAAACAGGCGCTGCTTTTATTGAATTGAAGGGGAATGAAATGTTAACACGCAGAGAGATTATTGACTGGTGCTCGGCCAGGCTTGCCCGTTTCAAAATCCCTCGTCACGTCTGGTTTATCGATGCTTCCGACTGGCCGATGACGAGTACCGGCAAAGTGCAGAAATTCCGTCTCCAGGACCAAGCAAAGGACAGAATTTCCAGGAAATAG
- a CDS encoding diaminopimelate dehydrogenase, protein MTSKIKLGIVGYGNLGKGAVKAIKATEDMELMAVFTRRDPETLELDDPSVKAVHIDNASEYQNDIDVMVLCGGSATDLPEQTPHFASMFNTVDSYDTHAKIPEFYQSVNEAAAKHDTTAIISVGWDPGLFSLNRVIAEAILPNGENYSFWGKGLSQGHSDAVRRVEGVKSGVQYTIPSEDAIKKVRSGANPELTKSDKHRRVCYIVAEDGADKATIEETIKTMPNYFADYETEVNFISEDELARDHSKAPHGGFVIRGGKTGERNDQLYEFSLTLDSNPEFTASVLVAYARAAHLMNQEKQFGAKTVYDVAPGYISPRSAEELRRDYL, encoded by the coding sequence ATGACTAGTAAGATCAAACTGGGAATTGTCGGTTATGGCAACCTCGGGAAAGGGGCGGTAAAAGCCATTAAAGCGACTGAGGATATGGAACTAATGGCTGTTTTTACCAGAAGAGATCCGGAAACACTCGAACTTGATGACCCAAGTGTCAAAGCTGTCCATATTGATAACGCAAGTGAATACCAGAATGATATTGATGTCATGGTGCTTTGCGGCGGGTCTGCAACGGACTTGCCGGAACAAACCCCACACTTTGCAAGCATGTTCAACACTGTAGACAGCTACGATACACATGCAAAAATCCCGGAATTTTATCAATCAGTCAATGAAGCTGCTGCGAAACATGATACGACAGCTATCATCTCAGTAGGCTGGGACCCGGGTTTATTCTCGCTGAACCGTGTCATAGCTGAGGCGATTTTGCCTAATGGCGAAAACTATTCATTCTGGGGCAAAGGGTTAAGTCAGGGCCACTCTGATGCGGTCCGAAGAGTCGAAGGTGTAAAAAGTGGCGTGCAATACACAATTCCATCTGAAGACGCAATTAAAAAAGTACGCAGCGGTGCCAATCCGGAATTAACAAAATCGGATAAACATCGCCGCGTTTGCTACATTGTTGCTGAAGATGGCGCAGATAAAGCAACGATTGAAGAGACGATCAAAACTATGCCGAACTATTTCGCTGATTATGAAACAGAAGTAAATTTCATTTCAGAAGATGAACTGGCCCGTGACCATTCCAAAGCACCACATGGCGGATTCGTCATCCGAGGCGGAAAAACCGGTGAAAGGAATGACCAGCTATATGAATTCTCACTGACATTAGACAGCAACCCTGAGTTCACCGCAAGCGTTCTGGTCGCATACGCAAGAGCTGCCCACCTGATGAATCAGGAAAAACAATTCGGAGCCAAAACTGTTTATGATGTCGCCCCGGGCTACATTTCACCACGTTCAGCAGAAGAATTAAGAAGAGATTATTTGTAA
- a CDS encoding nucleotidyltransferase-like protein encodes MENLLRPIYQKRTSHPDTLGMILIEKKKPDSPITDNFDVILLIIVTHARTNWQEEHYEYDGKTAVMHTITEELLLKWIDTNGYRKAIEWIMSGEIIFDRDQYVSRFKEELKTFPHEKRDLRKVIEFGKLLKSYFEVRDLYNTGQYKDAFARMVHSLHYLARLAVIEKGYYPEVTLWKQVKKIDPEVNRLYEELIESKEDLPERVQLMMLAADFAISRRTKGSAKHLLDIMSEKDGSWSFDELKHQPGVKPYEFDLASMLNYLGEKGMVTTEKFETEAANVYQRQYKYNPYEI; translated from the coding sequence ATGGAAAATTTACTAAGGCCGATTTATCAGAAGCGCACAAGCCATCCTGATACATTAGGGATGATTTTAATTGAAAAGAAGAAACCGGATAGTCCGATAACAGATAATTTTGATGTGATTTTATTGATTATAGTTACACACGCAAGAACGAACTGGCAGGAAGAACATTATGAATATGACGGTAAAACTGCCGTTATGCACACGATAACGGAAGAGTTATTATTGAAGTGGATTGACACAAATGGCTATCGGAAAGCCATTGAGTGGATAATGTCCGGGGAGATCATTTTTGACCGGGATCAGTATGTAAGCCGTTTTAAAGAAGAATTGAAGACGTTCCCGCATGAGAAGAGAGATTTGCGGAAAGTCATCGAATTCGGCAAATTGCTGAAGAGTTATTTTGAAGTAAGGGATCTCTACAACACTGGGCAGTATAAAGATGCTTTTGCACGAATGGTTCATTCACTTCATTACTTGGCAAGGCTTGCCGTGATTGAAAAAGGGTATTACCCTGAAGTGACATTATGGAAACAAGTCAAAAAGATCGATCCTGAAGTGAACAGACTTTACGAAGAATTAATTGAAAGCAAAGAGGATTTGCCGGAGCGGGTCCAGCTGATGATGCTGGCGGCGGATTTTGCCATCAGCCGCAGGACAAAAGGTTCGGCCAAGCATCTATTGGATATTATGAGTGAAAAAGATGGTTCTTGGTCATTTGATGAGTTGAAACACCAGCCCGGCGTTAAACCTTATGAATTCGATTTAGCTTCCATGCTTAATTATTTAGGCGAAAAAGGAATGGTGACAACTGAAAAATTTGAAACCGAAGCCGCGAATGTTTATCAGCGCCAATATAAATACAACCCGTATGAAATATAG
- a CDS encoding YgzB family protein, with product MADKLVYSSKINKIRSFALILIFVGFAVMYGGLLSRNIEWLMLTLFLFGLLFIILSCVVYFWIGMLSTKAVPIECPNCEKPTKMLGRVDACMHCKQPLTLDKDLEGIEFDEKYNKRKYRKQAKAESKDK from the coding sequence ATGGCAGATAAATTGGTCTATTCCAGTAAAATAAATAAAATCCGTTCATTTGCACTGATTCTGATTTTTGTCGGGTTCGCGGTCATGTACGGGGGACTGCTGTCAAGAAATATTGAATGGCTTATGCTGACACTGTTTCTGTTCGGGCTTTTGTTCATTATTTTAAGTTGTGTTGTGTACTTTTGGATAGGAATGCTCTCAACGAAAGCTGTGCCGATTGAGTGCCCGAACTGCGAAAAACCGACCAAAATGCTTGGCCGTGTCGATGCCTGTATGCACTGCAAACAGCCGCTGACACTCGATAAAGATCTCGAAGGCATTGAATTTGATGAGAAGTACAATAAACGGAAATACCGAAAACAAGCAAAAGCCGAATCAAAAGATAAATAA
- the perR gene encoding peroxide-responsive transcriptional repressor PerR translates to MAVSDQKLQEAIDTLRGSGVRITPQRHAVLEYLLNSMIHPTADDIYKALESKFPNMSVATVYNNLRVLRQIGLVRELTYGDSSSRFDYNSSEHYHIICEECGKIEDFHYPVLDEVESLAEQVTGFDVTHHRMEIYGTCEDCKELETQKH, encoded by the coding sequence ATGGCGGTGTCTGATCAGAAATTGCAAGAAGCAATCGATACACTCAGAGGCTCAGGCGTACGCATAACACCACAGCGTCATGCGGTACTTGAGTATCTACTTAACTCGATGATTCACCCGACTGCCGACGATATATACAAAGCGCTTGAAAGCAAATTTCCGAACATGAGCGTAGCCACCGTATACAACAACTTGCGTGTGCTGCGTCAGATAGGGCTCGTCCGGGAATTGACTTATGGTGATTCATCAAGTCGTTTTGATTATAACTCTAGTGAACATTATCATATAATTTGTGAAGAATGCGGAAAAATTGAGGATTTCCACTATCCGGTATTGGATGAAGTTGAATCATTGGCTGAACAAGTCACGGGATTCGATGTCACGCATCACCGTATGGAAATTTACGGCACATGTGAAGATTGCAAGGAGCTGGAAACACAAAAACACTAA
- a CDS encoding cob(I)yrinic acid a,c-diamide adenosyltransferase — translation MRIYTRKGDKGQTSLISGKRVPKNDLRVEAYGTCDEANSMIGLALSFLDNEDWVGKDAFLEQMHRAQTILFHVGAELATPTDKEVTWKLKQEHIDELEAQMDEWDKNLEMLRNFILPSGHSASSSLHMARTVARRAERTAIALNEQEEVNPLVISYLNRLSDFLFVGARYVNRAVDGKETPLQADV, via the coding sequence ATGCGTATATATACTCGAAAAGGTGACAAAGGCCAAACGTCTTTAATCTCAGGGAAACGCGTGCCGAAAAATGACTTGCGCGTAGAGGCTTACGGGACGTGTGATGAAGCCAATTCCATGATTGGTCTAGCGCTCAGTTTTCTTGATAACGAAGATTGGGTGGGCAAGGACGCATTTTTGGAACAGATGCACCGCGCCCAGACGATTTTATTCCATGTGGGAGCAGAGCTGGCCACACCAACGGATAAGGAAGTCACGTGGAAGCTGAAGCAAGAGCACATTGATGAACTTGAAGCACAGATGGATGAGTGGGACAAAAATCTGGAGATGCTGCGCAACTTTATCCTGCCATCAGGACATTCCGCATCGAGTTCACTGCACATGGCCCGGACGGTTGCCAGGCGTGCCGAACGTACTGCAATCGCTTTGAACGAACAAGAAGAGGTCAACCCGCTTGTCATATCCTATTTGAACCGTCTGTCCGACTTTCTGTTTGTCGGAGCAAGATATGTCAACCGGGCTGTCGATGGAAAAGAAACACCTCTGCAAGCAGACGTTTAA